From the Candidatus Margulisiibacteriota bacterium genome, one window contains:
- a CDS encoding glycosyl hydrolase family 8, translating into MRVTKKQIYLIYGFFLLSILFATDYKKILNNSWDHYKKEKIIVNGRPIADIDYRDLSRGSYGKELSFSETISYVLYRAVLMNDKETFDKVWLWSYSNMMRKNLPRVFNWEESRWENIPENKKDNLFAWRFTPNIKNTNIGGIIYVPDSSQAIHGWRDGLEVAPDGDELIAGSLIMAHNRWGSGEGAYDYINIAKSIVMDIWNKCVYRSGTEIIDDFENAGAADRWFEYHKGGMLVKKLEKENGNGFLSVDTFNTDYFGIGKYLGKLDISQVKGISFQTKWNRGLKVVLEDVAGRKLIYTRNYPYRDDLFTIEIYFDNRENLNFDWTQVKSVMFQPNDDYFALDNIKFIQDVVVSSQKYHLLSNAKGDPWINISYYMPFLYEAFAQIDPHHDWKQLALDSLEHIKKSKDISLSNQKGEMFKGDGSLVPDWCMLDNKGNLVDLPWAKDGEIDDYLCGWDAFRTWFFLAMTKEVVKGSTAGELLKGKTSQFYKNKYKENKALLKGYSIDGRESKERGLQYEYPSSYGVYLSLFTSIEDKAMELSMLDKLNGMYRSAGYWGDNPNDYYKQNWAWFGLEFYVNRGRNVAEYLGLGKSEQ; encoded by the coding sequence ATGAGAGTAACCAAAAAACAAATATATCTAATATATGGATTTTTCCTATTGTCTATTTTATTTGCTACAGATTACAAAAAGATACTTAACAATAGCTGGGATCACTATAAAAAAGAAAAAATCATCGTAAATGGTAGGCCAATTGCAGATATTGATTACCGTGATTTGAGTAGAGGTAGCTACGGCAAAGAACTTAGTTTTTCAGAAACAATTTCATATGTTTTATATCGAGCTGTCTTAATGAATGATAAAGAGACCTTTGATAAGGTTTGGCTTTGGTCGTATTCCAATATGATGAGAAAAAACCTGCCAAGAGTGTTTAATTGGGAAGAGAGCAGATGGGAGAATATCCCTGAGAATAAAAAAGACAATCTTTTCGCCTGGAGATTCACTCCAAACATCAAGAATACAAACATTGGGGGAATAATATACGTCCCTGATAGTTCGCAGGCAATTCATGGGTGGCGTGATGGATTGGAAGTAGCACCTGATGGCGATGAGTTGATAGCTGGGTCGCTTATTATGGCTCACAACAGGTGGGGGAGTGGCGAAGGGGCTTATGATTATATAAACATTGCCAAAAGCATTGTTATGGATATTTGGAACAAATGTGTTTATAGGTCAGGGACAGAGATTATTGATGATTTTGAAAACGCAGGCGCAGCTGATAGATGGTTTGAGTACCATAAAGGTGGCATGCTTGTTAAGAAATTAGAAAAAGAAAACGGGAACGGGTTTTTAAGCGTAGATACTTTTAATACTGATTATTTTGGGATAGGAAAGTATTTAGGAAAACTAGACATATCTCAGGTTAAAGGGATTTCCTTTCAAACAAAATGGAACAGGGGGCTGAAAGTTGTTCTGGAAGATGTTGCTGGCAGGAAATTAATATATACCAGAAATTATCCTTATAGAGATGACCTTTTTACTATAGAAATATATTTTGATAATAGAGAAAATTTAAATTTTGATTGGACACAGGTGAAGTCCGTAATGTTTCAGCCAAATGATGATTATTTTGCTTTAGATAATATAAAGTTTATTCAAGATGTTGTTGTTTCTTCGCAGAAATACCATTTACTTTCTAATGCAAAAGGAGATCCTTGGATAAACATCTCTTATTATATGCCTTTTTTGTATGAAGCGTTTGCTCAAATAGATCCTCATCATGACTGGAAGCAATTAGCATTGGACAGTTTAGAGCATATCAAGAAGAGCAAGGACATTTCACTCTCTAATCAAAAGGGGGAGATGTTTAAGGGTGATGGTTCTTTAGTGCCAGATTGGTGCATGCTGGATAATAAAGGTAATCTTGTGGACTTGCCATGGGCAAAAGATGGCGAAATTGATGATTATCTGTGTGGTTGGGATGCCTTTCGTACCTGGTTCTTTTTGGCAATGACTAAAGAAGTTGTTAAGGGGTCTACTGCCGGTGAGTTGTTAAAAGGTAAAACGTCCCAATTCTATAAAAACAAATATAAAGAAAACAAAGCTTTATTAAAAGGGTATTCTATTGACGGGAGAGAGTCAAAAGAGAGAGGATTGCAGTATGAGTATCCATCTTCTTATGGAGTGTATCTTTCGCTTTTCACTTCTATCGAAGATAAAGCGATGGAGCTTTCTATGCTTGATAAATTAAACGGTATGTATCGTTCTGCTGGATATTGGGGAGATAATCCTAATGATTATTATAAACAAAACTGGGCATGGTTCGGGTTGGAGTTTTATGTAAATAGAGGGAGAAATGTAGCGGAGTATTTGGGGCTGGGAAAAAGTGAACAGTGA